Proteins encoded by one window of Porphyrobacter sp. YT40:
- a CDS encoding Curlin associated protein, producing the protein MKNTILAGASVLALALAAPALAQNVSTVDQTGNAQTATVTQNGSGNDSDVDQDGDTNTATVTQTGTDGVSGVDQDGAGNQATVNQTSIAGFSSVTQDGDNNVANVTQDDASANGTIGALPEDPEARITQQGNGNDSSISQTNVASSFNLIADSIQNGDDNISSITQEANGPGFTGTLRATVTQSNGADSTVLQEANNGSKNFRADVTQDDSTSSVIQTGNASTGANNPALRAVINQTGGSDSGVTQTVNGAGGGDLFASVTQSGGATSSVTQSANGANSVTQDAIVNQTGANDSFITQTFNGAGSNTFLATVTQTNSSNVSNITQSDFTSAPDSGLTATVTQSGFDNDSTVNQLNKSGTATVIQSGDLNDAFVDQNGAGMDADILQSGTENFADVNQNALNSSADIDQLGTSDIATVNQFGARNDAAVIIQQVSSIDNEATINQNGVSGSQGFSTATIDQSGSLSDATITQNGTRNDATTTQSGVNNTSTTTQTGTGTGTPPPALYNVAETIQSGDNGTSLLSQNGLSNDAFLNQSGDDNYADVSQTGIGNESDILQSGNNNDAFVTQTGNGNASTINQLGTNSTATVTQGN; encoded by the coding sequence ATGAAGAATACCATTCTTGCCGGCGCTTCGGTGCTGGCCCTCGCCTTGGCCGCTCCGGCCCTTGCGCAGAACGTGTCGACCGTCGACCAGACCGGCAATGCCCAGACCGCCACGGTCACCCAGAACGGATCGGGCAATGATTCCGACGTCGATCAGGACGGCGACACCAACACCGCCACCGTCACCCAGACCGGCACCGACGGCGTGTCGGGTGTCGACCAGGACGGCGCCGGCAATCAGGCCACTGTCAACCAGACGTCGATCGCAGGTTTCAGCAGCGTAACTCAGGACGGCGACAACAATGTCGCCAACGTCACGCAAGATGATGCCTCGGCGAACGGCACGATCGGCGCCCTGCCCGAAGACCCCGAGGCCCGCATCACCCAGCAGGGCAACGGCAACGATTCCTCGATCAGCCAGACCAACGTCGCGTCGAGCTTCAACCTGATCGCTGACAGCATCCAGAACGGTGACGACAACATCTCATCGATCACGCAGGAAGCCAACGGCCCCGGTTTCACCGGCACGCTGCGCGCGACCGTTACCCAGAGCAATGGTGCGGATTCGACCGTGTTGCAGGAAGCCAACAATGGTTCGAAGAACTTCCGGGCCGATGTGACCCAAGATGATTCGACCTCGTCGGTGATCCAGACCGGAAACGCCTCGACCGGCGCCAACAACCCGGCGCTGCGCGCGGTGATCAACCAGACCGGCGGATCGGATTCGGGCGTGACCCAGACCGTCAATGGTGCCGGCGGCGGCGATCTGTTCGCCAGCGTCACCCAGTCGGGCGGCGCGACATCAAGCGTTACCCAGTCGGCCAATGGCGCCAACTCGGTCACGCAGGACGCCATCGTCAATCAGACCGGGGCGAACGATTCGTTCATCACGCAGACCTTCAACGGTGCCGGTTCGAACACCTTCCTCGCCACGGTCACCCAGACCAACAGCAGCAACGTGTCGAACATCACCCAGAGCGACTTCACCTCGGCGCCGGATAGCGGGCTGACCGCGACCGTCACGCAGAGCGGTTTCGACAATGACTCGACCGTGAACCAGCTCAACAAGAGCGGAACGGCAACGGTCATCCAGTCGGGCGACCTGAACGACGCCTTCGTCGATCAGAACGGTGCCGGCATGGATGCCGACATCCTGCAGAGCGGCACCGAGAACTTCGCCGACGTCAACCAGAACGCGCTCAATTCCTCGGCCGATATCGATCAGTTGGGCACCAGCGACATTGCCACCGTCAACCAGTTTGGCGCGCGCAATGATGCAGCGGTGATCATCCAGCAGGTCAGCTCGATCGACAACGAAGCGACGATCAACCAGAACGGTGTCAGCGGCTCGCAGGGCTTCAGCACCGCCACGATCGATCAGAGCGGTTCGCTGAGCGATGCGACCATCACCCAGAACGGCACGCGCAACGATGCGACCACCACCCAGTCGGGCGTGAACAACACCAGCACGACCACCCAGACCGGGACCGGGACCGGCACTCCGCCGCCTGCGCTCTACAACGTCGCCGAAACCATCCAGTCGGGTGACAACGGCACCTCGCTGCTCAGCCAGAACGGGCTGTCGAACGATGCCTTCCTCAACCAGTCGGGCGACGACAACTATGCCGATGTCTCGCAGACCGGGATCGGTAACGAATCGGACATCCTGCAGAGCGGCAACAACAATGATGCCTTCGTGACGCAGACCGGCAACGGCAACGCCTCGACCATCAACCAGCTCGGCACCAACAGCACCGCCACGGTGACGCAGGGCAACTGA
- a CDS encoding Curlin associated protein — MKTFLVSSASLAALAMAASAAAQSTSTLDQIGDGNTATVGQTGTNTSDVDQNGEGNFVDVAQSGAGNSSTIDQDAIAASADVTQTGNDNTSNITQTDGDPRGTIGLMPHDPEAMVEQTGNNNRSDISQINITGNFNSNAHVKQTGDNNISNIIQDLSVGMQNGSLRATVDQRGNSDSLIDQSATADHSLNLNARVTQTDSTSTVTQLAAGDRSSQLKATVNQQGFSDSIIEQTASGFRSGDLNANVTQRGGAISRVEQNAGGDESVNMDAIVTQNGASTSNITQTFNNDGTNTFLAVVNQQGAGNLSNVTQRDEGFGEIGNADGGLEANVNQTGDGNTSNLVQENKSAFADIDQTGDGNNVLAFQGAAGNDLIVLQSGDGNTSNSSQTGLNNAADVLQAGIGATSTINQSGRNDLAFVDQLVGSDGSSSTITQTGAGGPRSENSASVTQGGASNVSFVTQDGFNSTAELTQLGSGNESNITQTGTVDGFGNSADVLQSGNGNESNITQTGSLNAASVTQSSNSNLSNVSQTGTGSTVTVTQGF; from the coding sequence ATGAAGACCTTTCTCGTAAGCAGCGCATCCCTCGCCGCTCTCGCCATGGCCGCTTCGGCCGCTGCGCAGAGCACCTCGACCCTCGACCAGATCGGCGATGGCAATACCGCCACCGTAGGCCAGACGGGCACCAACACCTCCGACGTCGATCAGAACGGCGAGGGCAACTTTGTCGACGTGGCGCAAAGCGGCGCCGGCAACAGCTCGACGATCGATCAGGACGCGATCGCGGCCAGCGCCGACGTCACCCAGACCGGCAACGACAACACCTCGAACATCACCCAGACCGACGGGGATCCGCGCGGCACCATCGGGCTGATGCCGCATGACCCCGAGGCAATGGTCGAGCAGACCGGCAACAACAACCGCTCGGACATTTCGCAGATCAACATCACCGGCAACTTCAACTCGAACGCGCATGTGAAGCAGACCGGCGACAACAACATCTCGAACATCATCCAGGACCTGAGCGTCGGGATGCAGAACGGCTCGCTGCGGGCCACGGTCGACCAGCGCGGCAATTCGGACTCGCTGATCGACCAGTCGGCGACCGCCGATCACTCGCTCAACCTCAACGCCCGGGTGACGCAGACCGATTCCACGTCGACCGTGACCCAGCTGGCCGCGGGGGACCGTTCCTCGCAGCTCAAGGCGACCGTCAATCAGCAGGGCTTTTCGGACTCGATCATCGAACAGACCGCCTCCGGCTTCCGGTCGGGCGATCTCAACGCCAACGTGACCCAGCGGGGCGGCGCGATCTCGCGGGTCGAACAGAATGCGGGCGGCGATGAATCGGTGAACATGGACGCGATCGTCACGCAGAACGGGGCGAGCACGTCGAACATCACCCAGACCTTCAACAACGACGGGACCAACACCTTCCTTGCCGTCGTCAACCAGCAGGGCGCCGGCAACCTGTCGAACGTGACCCAGCGCGACGAAGGCTTCGGGGAGATCGGCAATGCCGACGGCGGGCTTGAAGCCAACGTCAACCAGACGGGCGATGGCAACACCTCCAATCTGGTGCAGGAAAACAAGAGCGCCTTTGCCGACATCGACCAGACCGGCGATGGCAACAATGTCCTCGCCTTCCAGGGTGCGGCCGGCAACGACCTGATCGTGCTCCAGTCGGGCGATGGCAACACCTCGAACTCGAGCCAGACCGGGCTCAACAATGCAGCCGACGTGCTGCAGGCGGGTATCGGCGCGACGTCTACCATCAACCAGTCGGGCCGCAACGATCTGGCCTTCGTCGATCAGCTGGTCGGTTCGGATGGCTCCAGCTCGACCATCACCCAGACGGGCGCGGGCGGGCCGCGTTCGGAAAACTCGGCCAGCGTCACGCAGGGCGGAGCGAGCAACGTCTCCTTCGTCACGCAGGATGGCTTCAACAGCACCGCCGAACTGACCCAGCTCGGCAGCGGGAACGAATCGAACATCACCCAGACCGGCACGGTCGATGGCTTCGGCAACAGCGCAGACGTGCTGCAGTCGGGCAACGGGAACGAGTCCAACATCACCCAGACCGGCTCGCTCAATGCGGCGAGCGTGACCCAGTCCAGCAACAGCAACCTGTCGAACGTCTCGCAGACCGGCACCGGCAGCACGGTGACCGTGACGCAGGGGTTCTGA
- a CDS encoding CsgG/HfaB family protein produces the protein MHKLASLALVSLAALGMGGCMSMPQDGRNSLATTTSLAYFPKKTQTQTLLNQLPPPQRPVAIAVYGFTDQTGQFKPSETGQTLSRAVTQGASSILVKALQDAGNRNWFTVVERERLDNLLKERQIIGEMRKRYLGEQEVDPNALPALLFAGVLLEGGIVGYDTNTVTGGAGAAFLGIGARTEYRQDTVTVYLRAVSVRTGEVLANVTASKTIASQALGASAFKFVAFRELLEAEAGITSNEPDQVALQQAIEKAVYGLVLEGVELDLWRFNDMAAAMPLLAAYRAERDGLYDASDIQKAVKRAGSLTALTVVDGDKDDERRDGS, from the coding sequence ATGCACAAGCTTGCATCCCTTGCTCTCGTTTCCCTCGCCGCGCTGGGCATGGGCGGCTGCATGAGCATGCCGCAGGACGGGCGCAACTCGCTCGCGACCACCACGAGCCTCGCATATTTCCCGAAGAAGACCCAGACCCAGACCCTGCTCAACCAGCTCCCGCCGCCGCAGCGGCCGGTGGCGATCGCGGTCTATGGCTTCACCGACCAGACCGGCCAGTTCAAGCCGAGCGAGACGGGGCAGACCCTGTCGCGCGCGGTGACGCAGGGGGCAAGCTCTATCCTCGTCAAGGCGTTGCAGGATGCGGGTAACCGCAACTGGTTCACCGTGGTCGAGCGTGAGCGGCTGGATAACCTGCTGAAAGAACGCCAGATCATCGGCGAAATGCGCAAGCGCTATCTGGGCGAGCAGGAAGTCGATCCCAATGCCCTGCCCGCACTGCTGTTTGCCGGCGTGCTGCTGGAAGGCGGGATCGTCGGTTACGACACCAACACCGTGACCGGGGGCGCGGGCGCGGCCTTCCTCGGCATTGGCGCGCGGACCGAATACCGGCAGGACACGGTAACGGTGTATCTGCGCGCGGTTTCGGTGCGCACCGGCGAAGTGCTGGCCAATGTCACCGCCTCCAAGACCATCGCCAGCCAGGCGCTGGGGGCGAGTGCGTTCAAATTCGTCGCTTTCCGCGAGCTGCTGGAGGCCGAAGCCGGCATCACCTCGAACGAGCCCGATCAGGTCGCGCTCCAGCAGGCGATCGAGAAGGCGGTCTATGGCCTCGTTCTCGAAGGCGTGGAGCTCGACCTGTGGCGCTTCAACGACATGGCGGCGGCCATGCCGCTGCTCGCCGCGTACCGCGCCGAGCGCGATGGACTTTACGACGCCAGCGACATCCAGAAGGCGGTCAAGCGGGCAGGCTCGCTCACCGCGCTGACGGTGGTCGATGGCGACAAGGACGATGAAAGGCGTGACGGATCGTGA
- a CDS encoding curli assembly protein CsgF, with protein sequence MWKTGLLACAVAFAAPLAAQDLVHEPISPTFGGNPFNSQHVLGVANANNDFRDPRAASSNSQADIFARQLQSRLLSALSSQIVDAIFGDNPQESGTISFGGQTIEFFRSLEEVTLIIRNDTTGEETRIVVPLFIEVN encoded by the coding sequence ATGTGGAAGACAGGCCTTTTGGCGTGCGCCGTTGCCTTTGCGGCGCCGCTGGCAGCGCAGGATCTGGTCCACGAACCGATCAGCCCGACCTTCGGGGGCAATCCGTTCAATTCCCAGCATGTGCTTGGCGTGGCCAACGCCAACAACGATTTCCGCGATCCGCGCGCCGCCAGCAGCAACTCCCAGGCCGACATCTTCGCCCGGCAGCTGCAATCGCGGTTGCTCTCGGCGCTGTCGTCCCAGATCGTCGATGCGATCTTCGGTGACAATCCGCAGGAATCCGGAACGATCAGCTTCGGCGGCCAGACGATCGAGTTCTTCCGCTCGCTCGAAGAGGTCACGCTGATCATCCGCAACGACACCACGGGTGAGGAAACCCGCATCGTCGTGCCGCTGTTCATCGAAGTGAATTGA
- a CDS encoding PEGA domain-containing protein — protein sequence MKMKSLVLAIAAGTALSGCATVMNGTNIDYMTETDPTGADIVFLNGLKCTSPCTLELKRGADTRVDISKPGYEPVYVLIQSRLAGSTFGNILAGGIIGGVVDGGNGASNTLAPRPLSVRLAPVGSGQKAMLLDKEGKDLMTVDEHNDKVRADVAKTIGSQSAGLGETE from the coding sequence ATGAAAATGAAGTCTCTGGTGCTCGCCATCGCGGCGGGCACTGCGCTGTCGGGCTGCGCCACGGTCATGAACGGCACCAACATCGACTACATGACCGAAACCGACCCCACAGGCGCGGACATCGTGTTCCTGAACGGGCTCAAGTGCACCTCGCCCTGCACGCTGGAACTGAAGCGCGGGGCCGATACCCGCGTGGATATCTCCAAGCCGGGTTACGAGCCGGTTTATGTGCTGATCCAGTCGCGGCTGGCCGGTTCGACCTTCGGCAACATTCTGGCCGGCGGGATCATCGGCGGCGTCGTCGATGGCGGCAATGGCGCGAGCAACACCCTCGCCCCGCGCCCGCTGAGCGTGCGCCTGGCGCCGGTCGGATCGGGCCAGAAGGCGATGCTGCTCGACAAGGAAGGCAAGGACCTGATGACCGTCGACGAGCACAACGACAAGGTCCGCGCAGACGTCGCCAAGACCATCGGCAGCCAGTCGGCTGGGCTGGGCGAAACCGAGTGA
- the rplL gene encoding 50S ribosomal protein L7/L12 — translation MADIAKLVEELSKLTVLEAADLAKALEEAWGVSAAAAVAVAAGPAAGGDAPAAEEQTEFDVILTGDGGKKIQVIKEVRAITGLGLTEAKTLVESAPKALKEGVNKAEAEEIKKKIEEAGGTVELK, via the coding sequence ATGGCCGATATTGCCAAGCTTGTTGAAGAACTTTCGAAGCTGACCGTGCTCGAAGCCGCCGACCTCGCCAAGGCCCTCGAAGAAGCATGGGGCGTGAGCGCCGCTGCTGCTGTCGCGGTTGCCGCTGGCCCGGCTGCGGGCGGCGACGCCCCGGCTGCCGAAGAGCAGACCGAATTCGACGTCATCCTGACCGGCGACGGCGGGAAGAAGATCCAGGTCATCAAGGAAGTCCGCGCCATCACCGGCCTGGGCCTGACCGAAGCCAAGACCCTCGTGGAATCGGCTCCGAAGGCGCTCAAGGAAGGCGTGAACAAGGCGGAAGCCGAAGAAATCAAGAAGAAGATCGAAGAAGCCGGCGGCACCGTCGAGCTCAAGTAA
- the rplJ gene encoding 50S ribosomal protein L10 codes for MDRSQKADAVAQLNAVFNEVGVVVVTRNLGMTVAQSTALRGKMRDAGASYKVAKNRLAKLAVENTDYVGLGDMLTGPVGLAWSTDPVAAAKAVVDFAKSNDKLEIVGGSMGSVVLDEAGIKALASMPSLDELRAKLIGLVNAPATKIAQVVTAPAAKVARVFAAYADKAA; via the coding sequence ATGGATCGTTCGCAGAAAGCCGACGCGGTTGCCCAGCTCAATGCGGTCTTCAACGAGGTCGGCGTGGTGGTTGTCACCCGCAACCTCGGCATGACGGTGGCCCAGTCCACCGCCCTGCGCGGGAAGATGCGCGATGCTGGTGCGTCCTACAAGGTTGCGAAGAACCGTCTCGCCAAGCTCGCCGTTGAAAACACCGACTATGTCGGGCTCGGTGACATGCTCACCGGCCCGGTCGGGCTGGCCTGGTCGACTGACCCGGTCGCGGCCGCCAAGGCCGTTGTCGATTTCGCCAAGTCGAACGACAAGCTCGAGATCGTCGGCGGTTCGATGGGTTCGGTCGTTCTCGACGAAGCCGGGATCAAGGCGCTTGCCTCGATGCCCAGCCTCGACGAGCTGCGCGCGAAGCTCATCGGTCTGGTCAACGCCCCGGCGACGAAGATCGCCCAGGTCGTTACCGCACCCGCCGCGAAGGTCGCCCGCGTGTTTGCCGCTTACGCGGACAAGGCAGCCTAA
- a CDS encoding type 1 glutamine amidotransferase domain-containing protein, whose protein sequence is MVRWITLFCALLLGAFQAHAAPPSDRILLVVSSHGRDDGRTQPGFEMDELSQAWLTFRANGLAVDIASPAGGAVVADAHDPAKPYNAAFAADPEAQRKLAATLPLSTAMAGQYAAIMVIGGKGAMFDLPFSQVLQSLLVEVEARGGVAAAVCHGPAVFARIRNADGSHWIGGRQVTGFADEEEAMFGKQWVPHFPFLLESELRRLGARFSDAPIMLPHVVTDGRIITGQNPFSVAAASDAVVAALGRQPVPRTPWADERSLGLVARAIAGDTAPLAAALAAGGAETDVPLVAIWGYYRALQAKRDPAMLAPALTVMELAQPHFPEPQLDAAIAEARATLAAPCRRPEGQSGDLPTCDEADAS, encoded by the coding sequence ATGGTCCGCTGGATCACCCTTTTCTGCGCTCTCTTGCTGGGCGCCTTTCAAGCCCACGCCGCCCCGCCCTCCGACCGCATCTTGCTGGTCGTCAGCAGCCACGGGCGAGACGATGGCAGGACCCAGCCGGGCTTCGAGATGGACGAACTCTCGCAAGCCTGGCTCACCTTCCGCGCCAATGGCCTTGCAGTGGACATCGCCAGCCCGGCAGGCGGCGCGGTCGTCGCCGACGCGCATGACCCGGCCAAGCCCTATAACGCCGCCTTCGCCGCCGATCCCGAGGCGCAGCGCAAGCTGGCCGCGACCCTGCCCCTCTCCACCGCAATGGCGGGGCAGTATGCCGCCATTATGGTGATCGGCGGCAAGGGCGCGATGTTCGACCTGCCGTTCAGCCAGGTGTTGCAAAGCCTGCTGGTCGAGGTCGAAGCGCGCGGCGGGGTCGCGGCGGCGGTGTGTCACGGCCCCGCGGTCTTCGCCCGCATCCGCAACGCCGATGGCTCGCACTGGATCGGCGGCAGACAGGTGACCGGCTTCGCCGACGAGGAAGAAGCGATGTTCGGCAAGCAATGGGTACCGCACTTCCCCTTCCTGCTCGAAAGCGAGCTGCGCCGTCTCGGCGCGCGGTTCTCCGATGCGCCGATCATGCTGCCCCATGTCGTGACCGACGGGCGGATCATTACCGGGCAGAACCCCTTCTCGGTCGCGGCGGCTAGCGATGCGGTGGTCGCTGCGCTTGGTCGCCAGCCTGTCCCGCGCACACCGTGGGCGGACGAACGCAGCCTCGGTCTGGTGGCGCGGGCCATCGCGGGCGACACCGCGCCGCTGGCTGCTGCGCTCGCGGCGGGCGGAGCGGAGACCGATGTTCCGCTGGTGGCGATCTGGGGCTATTACCGCGCCCTTCAGGCAAAGCGCGATCCGGCGATGCTGGCCCCGGCGCTGACGGTGATGGAACTGGCCCAGCCGCACTTCCCCGAACCGCAGCTCGATGCCGCGATCGCCGAGGCGCGTGCCACCCTCGCCGCGCCCTGCCGCCGGCCGGAGGGCCAGTCGGGCGATCTGCCGACCTGTGACGAGGCCGATGCCTCCTGA
- a CDS encoding helix-turn-helix transcriptional regulator produces the protein MPPINDDLEGARIMVKLDDLLHARRMTLTELAERVGLTLANLSILKTGKAKAIRFSTLAAICRELECQPGDLLAYEAD, from the coding sequence ATGCCCCCTATCAACGACGATCTCGAAGGAGCCCGCATCATGGTCAAGCTCGACGACCTGCTCCACGCCCGCCGCATGACGCTGACCGAACTGGCCGAGCGGGTGGGCCTCACCCTCGCCAACCTGTCGATCCTCAAGACCGGCAAGGCCAAGGCGATCCGCTTCTCCACCCTCGCCGCGATCTGCCGCGAGCTGGAATGCCAGCCGGGCGACCTGCTCGCTTATGAAGCCGACTGA
- a CDS encoding DUF2975 domain-containing protein, translated as MHAPRKDPLLLAGKTLTLLIQGAMALAAAVIVLVVPAILFSKDEINAEVIAEVGPDALAMPILPLMLLLASVLVVVALVFLFFGKLRGIIDTVAAGDPFVPENADRLAVMAWLQIAIYVAKLAAERAAVGMASWANQFREVKVDTSFDIDVIPILLVLVLFILARVFRHGAAMREDLEGTV; from the coding sequence ATGCACGCTCCCCGAAAGGACCCGCTGCTGCTGGCGGGCAAGACGCTGACCCTGCTGATCCAGGGAGCCATGGCGCTCGCCGCAGCCGTGATCGTCCTGGTCGTCCCCGCCATCCTGTTCAGCAAGGACGAGATCAATGCCGAGGTGATCGCCGAAGTCGGGCCCGATGCGCTCGCCATGCCGATCCTGCCGCTCATGCTGCTGCTCGCCAGCGTTCTGGTGGTGGTGGCGCTGGTGTTCCTGTTCTTCGGGAAACTGCGCGGCATCATCGACACGGTGGCGGCAGGCGATCCCTTCGTCCCTGAAAACGCCGACCGCCTCGCCGTGATGGCTTGGTTGCAGATCGCGATCTACGTCGCCAAGCTAGCAGCCGAACGCGCCGCTGTCGGCATGGCCAGCTGGGCCAACCAGTTCCGCGAGGTGAAGGTGGACACATCCTTCGACATCGACGTGATCCCGATTCTGCTGGTGCTCGTCCTCTTCATCCTCGCCCGCGTGTTCCGCCACGGCGCCGCAATGCGCGAAGACCTCGAAGGGACCGTGTGA